A genomic region of Zea mays cultivar B73 chromosome 6, Zm-B73-REFERENCE-NAM-5.0, whole genome shotgun sequence contains the following coding sequences:
- the LOC103630002 gene encoding L-type lectin-domain containing receptor kinase SIT2 translates to MANLLQTPFLVPFLLSMALINLVCFTATVSSEDDQFVYSCFSGKNLTLDGAAAVTADGVLELTNRTVHVKGHAFYPAPWRFRRSPGETVQSFSVTFVFGMVPIYSDKCTDGMAFLISPTKDFSGAQESQYLGLLNKTSDGKASNHIFAVELDSSENSEFHDIDDNHVGININSLTSFRSLSAGFYDDDDKNGLFQNLSLVSRKEMQVWVDYNGDTTQINVTLAPLKVNVAKPSKPLLTATYNLSTVLAEDPSYVGFSASTGPINSLYCVLGWSLGINAPAPPIDVAKLPKLPRAGPKPRSKLLEIILPIVTATFIILIGTSIFLFVRRRMKYAEVQEDWEAEFGPHRFPYKDLFHATDGFKNKNLLGLGGFGKVYKGVLPVSKLEVAVKRVSHESRQGMKEFIAEIVSIGRLRHRNLVQLLGYCRRKGELLLVYDYMSNGSLDKYLHCEGDKPTLNWDQRFQIIKGVASGLFYLHERWEKVVIHRDIKASNVLLDSEMNGRLGDFGLARLYDHGTNPQTTHVVGTMGYIAPELARTGKATPLTDVYAFGIFILEVTCGQRPISSHAEDSSQVLIDWVVNHWHKGSVTYTVDSRLQCSYNADEVRLALNLGLMCAHPICNARPSMRQVVQYLNGEMPLPEMMPTDLSYSVLAFMQNEGFDQYTSTVGSSGITASSLSSGR, encoded by the coding sequence ATGGCTAACCTCTTGCAAACACCTTTCCTTGTACCCTTCCTACTTTCCATGGCCCTAATAAACCTTGTGTGCTTCACGGCCACTGTCAGCAGTGAGGACGATCAGTTCGTCTACTCGTGCTTCTCCGGCAAAAACCTCACCCTCGACGGAGCAGCCGCCGTTACAGCAGACGGCGTCCTTGAGCTGACCAATCGCACGGTGCACGTCAAAGGCCATGCCTTCTACCCAGCTCCATGGCGATTCCGCAGGTCCCCTGGTGAGACGGTGCAGTCTTTCTCGGTCACCTTTGTGTTCGGCATGGTCCCCATCTACTCCGACAAATGCACCGACGGCATGGCTTTCCTGATCTCCCCGACCAAGGATTTCTCCGGTGCGCAGGAGTCGCAGTACCTGGGCCTCCTCAACAAAACAAGCGACGGCAAAGCAAGCAACCACATATTTGCAGTCGAGCTTGATAGCAGCGAGAACTCCGAGTTCCATGACATCGACGACAACCACGTCGGCATCAACATCAACAGCCTCACCTCATTTAGGTCCCTTTCAGCTGGCTtctacgacgacgacgacaagaacggtcTCTTCCAAAACTTGTCCCTTGTTAGCCGCAAAGAGATGCAAGTTTGGGTGGACTATAATGGAGATACCACGCAGATCAACGTGACACTGGCTCCCCTCAAGGTCAATGTAGCCAAACCGTCCAAACCGCTACTCACAGCTACCTACAACCTCTCAACAGTATTGGCGGAAGACCCATCTTACGTTGGCTTCTCTGCATCAACTGGTCCAATCAACTCGCTGTACTGTGTGCTCGGCTGGAGCTTAGGCATCAATGCCCCAGCTCCACCTATTGATGTCGCCAAGCTGCCAAAGCTACCTCGTGCTGGCCCAAAGCCTCGGTCCAAGCTGCTTGAGATCATCCTACCAATAGTCACAGCCACTTTCATCATCCTTATCGGAACAAGCATATTTCTGTTTGTGCGGAGGAGGATGAAGTATGCTGAGGTACAAGAAGACTGGGAAGCTGAGTTCGGGCCACACCGCTTCCCCTACAAGGACTTGTTCCATGCTACGGATGGATTCAAGAACAAGAACCTACTTGGCTTAGGAGGATTCGGGAAGGTGTACAAAGGCGTGCTCCCTGTCTCAAAGCTAGAGGTCGCTGTGAAGAGGGTGTCACATGAATCAAGGCAGGGAATGAAGGAGTTTATTGCAGAGATTGTCAGTATTGGCCGTCTCCGCCATCGCAACCTGGTCCAGCTACTTGGTTACTGTAGAAGAAAGGGTGAGCTACTGTTGGTATATGACTACATGTCAAATGGAAGTCTTGACAAGTATTTACATTGCGAAGGGGATAAGCCCACTCTAAACTGGGACCAAAGGTTTCAGATCATCAAGGGCGTTGCTTCTGGCCTGTTCTACCTGCATGAGAGGTGGGAGAAAGTTGTGATCCACCGTGACATCAAAGCCAGCAATGTGTTACTGGACAGTGAGATGAATGGACGCCTAGGTGATTTTGGTCTGGCAAGGCTGTATGATCACGGTACTAACCCACAGACAACTCATGTGGTTGGTACCATGGGATATATAGCCCCAGAACTGGCCCGGACCGGTAAGGCAACACCTCTGACAGATGTGTATGCGTTTGGTATCTTCATTCTTGAGGTAACCTGTGGGCAAAGGCCAATCAGTAGCCATGCAGAGGACAGTTCTCAGGTCCTAATTGATTGGGTTGTCAACCATTGGCACAAAGGATCAGTCACATACACAGTGGACAGTAGGTTGCAATGCAGCTACAATGCAGATGAGGTGCGCCTAGCGTTGAACCTTGGACTCATGTGTGCGCACCCAATTTGTAATGCAAGGCCCAGTATGAGACAGGTCGTACAATACCTCAACGGCGAAATGCCACTCCCAGAAATGATGCCCACAGACTTAAGCTATAGTGTTCTGGCCTTCATGCAAAATGAAGGCTTTGACCAGTATACATCCACAGTTGGGAGCAGTGGCATCACCGCCTCAAGCCTCTCGAGTGGAAGGTGA
- the LOC109940207 gene encoding uncharacterized protein: MSKKVKQLAKGLARRASIFGRKEDLVFQGTSSSSSRRRALLEHVPELQGQAVGVQRNEDEPEDEEETEEWRQVEDEEETGWGEWPNDGGSGVGGASGSREGEAGVSGGGSGSGGVGGSSRVRKPRKTSWVPPPKEPVNKVEIIPSGDGAWLDSSFTGKDRVRQVNKVLGNICRMRWPGLVIENGIEVPVTRWDQYGLAVNAQHGNAQGAVWHDFWVCLSIFLRSYQLND; encoded by the exons ATGTCTAAAAAGGTCAAGCAGCTCGCTAAGGGACTAGCGCGGAGAGCCTCCATTTTTGGTAGAAAGGAGGACTTAGTGTTCCAGGGCACTAGTTCAAGCTCGAGCAGGCGTAGAGCTTTGTTGGAGCATGTTCCAGAGTTGCAGGGTCAGGCAGTCGGCGTACAGAGGAATGAG gATGAGCCTGAAGATGAGGAAGAGACAGAGGAGTGGAGACAAGTGGAAGATGAGGAAGAGACAGGGTGGGGTGAATGGCCCAATGATGGAGGGTCGGGAGTTGGGGGAGCTAGTGGGTCAAGGGAAGGAGAAGCTGGTGTTTCAGGTGGAGGTTCTGGAAGCGGGGGAGTTGGAGGGTCTTCACGGGTCCGGAAGCCGCGGAAGACTAGTTGGGTCCCCCCTCCTAAAGAACCAGTTAACAAGGTTGAGATAATCCCGAGTGGAGATGG GGCTTGGCTGGATAGTAGTTTCACCGGCAAAGATCGTGTAAGGCAAGTAAATAAAGTGTTGGGCAATATCTGTCGTATGAGATGGCCTGGATTGGTGATTGAGAATGGTATTGAGGTCCCTGTCACAAGATGGGATCAATACGGCCTTGCGGTTAACGCGCAACATGGGAATGCGCAAGGTGCAGTTTGGCACGACTTCTGGGTATGTTTATCTATCTTCTTGCGAAGTTATCAGCTCAATGATTGA